From Mytilus edulis chromosome 9, xbMytEdul2.2, whole genome shotgun sequence, the proteins below share one genomic window:
- the LOC139488860 gene encoding protocadherin-9-like: MFRKYVAVLTILMFEYTTALVIHKPPIIHTNHPYLNIKENSRAGTEFVIIDASSQTNDTVTITTHDNATAARVFLFPTRLGINSTYRVALKKIPDREDERTWYLTFKAHDNHGDTLWTLPLHIDDENDNSPLFGHDHYHSVVGYGLAVGSKILHVTAMDADEGPNAVISYSMSPYHVSSPSPRYNAFKIDPNTGVITLKEELQHGHTTYHYQVNATDNGVPKQSSSTLVNIEIFDF, translated from the exons ATGTTCCGGAAGTATGTTGCCGTCCTTACTATTCTTATGTTTG aaTACACAACGGCGTTAGTTATACATAAGCCGCCAATAATTCACACCAATCATCCATACCTAAATATCAAGGAAAATTCAAGAGCTG GGACAGAGTTTGTCATAATAGACGCTTCAAGTCAAACAAATGACACAGTAACTATAACAACACACGACAATGCCACAGCAGCAAGAGTGTTTCTGTTCCCAACTAGATTAGGAATCAACTCGACATACAGAGTTGCTCTTAAGAAGATTCCTGATAGAGAG GACGAACGTACATGGTATTTGACATTTAAGGCACATGACAATCATGGAGAT acTTTATGGACTTTGCCACTGCATATTGATGATGAAAATGACAACTCCCCATTATTTGGGCACGACCATTATCATTCTGTTGTTGGATAT gGATTGGCAGTTGGATCTAAAATTTTACATGTGACTGCAATGGATGCAGACGAAGGACCAAATGCAGTGATAAGCTACTCCATGAGC CCCTACCATGTTTCATCTCCCTCACCAAGATACAATGCCTTTAAAATCGATCCAAACACCGGCGTTATAACTTTAAAGGAGGAGCTCCAGCATGGTCATACAACATATCATTATCAAGTAAATGCAACG GACAATGGTGTTCCGAAACAGTCCTCATCAACATTGGTCAATATCGAAATATTCGATTTCTAA
- the LOC139488858 gene encoding acyl-coenzyme A synthetase ACSM3, mitochondrial-like — MKRAIITTYFRHVSYKQKLPHIRQSARNKLLCMSRICVCPSVRGIAEMPHIPADFKDYQLHRKLMSNERLPDYFNFCSDIIDQWAVSKIRNPNHPAFWWIDDSGKELKWTFSELSQLSKRAANILQNHCKLKVGDKLIVILPKIPEWWIINLAAIRAGIVLSPGTILLRPNDIKHRTKSAGAKLIIADVSSVDNVDQATKHLEDCPQKIFVGDKSDTRSGWAHFGSLMDEAPAKFETIKSKSSDPMTLFFTSGTTGAPKMALHTHGSYGYGHSITARYMLNIDHNGMMWNMSDTGWAKAAWTSLFAPWIRGACIFIHNSDKFDPERTLQILDKYPLTNFCAPPTVYRHLVKQPLHRYSLSKNLLCIGAGEPVNPELLKEWHDGTGLNLYEGYGQTETTFLCGTYPCVEIRPGSMGKAAPGIDLEIVDNDGSVLPRNTEGVIGVRVKPVRPMGLFSHYVDDDNRNKAVFKGDFYLTGDRGKMDEDDYIWFIGRDDDVMLSSGYRIGPFEVESALIEHPAVLESAVVSSPDEVRGEVVKAFVILTEPYSNHDKEKLTEELQNHVKSVTAPYKYPRKMEFVDQLPKTVSGKIRRVELRNREWGRNGTEVSEKD, encoded by the exons ATGAAACGGGCTATCATCACGACCTATTTTCGTCATGTTTCATACAAACAAAAGTTGCCACATATTCGACAATCAGCTAGGAACAAACTGTTATGTATGTCAAGAATCTGTGTTTGTCCATCAGTTCGAGGTATCGCTGAAATGCCACACATTCCCGCCGATTTTAAAGACTATCAACTACATAGGAAATTGATGTCAAACGAACGTCTACCGGATTATTTCAACTTCTGTAGTGATATTATTGACCAGTGGGCAGTGAGCAAAATT AGGAATCCAAACCATCCAGCGTTTTGGTGGATTGATGATAGCGGGAAAGAACTGAAATGGACATTTTCGGAATTAAGTCAGCTTTCTAAAAG AGCTGCTAACATACTTCAAAATCACTGTAAGCTGAAAGTGGGAGACAAATTAATTGTCATTTTACCTAAAATCCCAGAGTGGTGGATTATAAATTTGGCAGCAATAAGAGCAG GAATTGTACTAAGCCCAGGTACAATCCTGTTGAGACCAAATGACATCAAACATAGAACTAAATCAGCAGGTGCCAAATTAATCATAGCAGATGTTTCAAGTGTAGACAATGTAGATCAG GCAACCAAACACTTAGAAGATTGTCCACAAAAAATATTTGTCGGTGACAAATCAGATACAAG GTCAGGATGGGCACATTTTGGGAGTTTGATGGATGAAGCTCCAGCAAAATTTGAG ACGATTAAATCGAAATCTAGTGACCCAATGACATTGTTTTTCACCAGTGGTACAACAGGTGCACCTAAAATGGCATTACATACTCATGGTAGTTATGGATATGGACATTCTATAACAGCAAG GTACATGTTAAATATAGACCATAATGGTATGATGTGGAATATGTCTGATACTGGGTGGGCAAAAGCCGCTTGGACTAGTCTGTTTGCACCATGGATCAGAGGAGCCTGTATTTTTATTCACAATTCTGATAAATTTGACCCAGAAAGAACGCTGCAG ATTTTAGATAAGTATCCTCTTACTAATTTCTGTGCACCACCAACTGTGTATAGACATTTAGTAAAACAGCCACTCCACAGATACAGTTTATCGAAAAATTTGCTTTGTATCGGTGCTGGAGAACCTGTT AACCCAGAACTGCTTAAAGAATGGCATGATGGTACAGGTTTGAATTTATATGAAGGTTACGGACAAACTGAAACA acttttttatGTGGTACATATCCATGTGTTGAAATAAGACCAGGTTCTATGGGGAAGGCAGCGCCTGGAATTGATTTAGAG aTAGTTGATAATGATGGCAGTGTGTTACCTAGAAACACTGAAGGTGTGATTGGCGTTAGAGTAAAACCTGTTCGACCAATGGGATTATTTTCCCATTATGTC GATGATGACAACAGAAATAAAGCCGTCTTTAAAGGTGACTTTTACTTAACTGGTGACCGTGGGAAAATGGATGAAGATGACTACATTTGGTTTATTGGACGTGATGATGATGTCATGTTGTCGTCTGG ATATCGAATAGGTCCTTTTGAAGTTGAGAGTGCATTGATTGAACATCCAGCAGTTCTTGAATCGGCAGTAGTAAGCAGCCCGGATGAAGTAAGAGGAGAG GTAGTAAAAGCATTTGTAATTCTAACAGAGCCATATTCTAACCACGACAAAGAAAAGTTAACAGAAGAGCTACAGAATCATGTAAAGTCTGTCACAGCACCTTATAAATATCCTAGAAAG ATGGAATTTGTGGACCAGTTGCCAAAGACGGTCAGTGGTAAAATAAGAAGAGTTGAACTCAGAAATAGAGAATGGGGGCGTAATGGGACTGAAGTGTCGGAAAAGGATTAG